The DNA segment cgggtggtgagcaattgcactgcgcatcatttgtacattccaatccttttattattgctgttgccattttattagtgttatcattatcattattagtttcttattttctgttctattaaaccgttcttatctcagcccacgagttttgcttcttttcccaattttcccccccatcccactgggagcgggggaagtaagtgagcagctgtgtggtgcttagttgctggctggggttaaaccacgacatataCACACAGATGTGTGGCACATGGATAAAGAGCATACTAAGGCTTAGGAGTTTAAGAGCTGGTTAAGATAGCTAGAAGGATATCGCCATCAAGAAACAGAACTTGacttcagaaagcagcattGTTTGGaggaatgaaacaaaataaaaaatattttggatttggTATCTTGGCAGTTCCTGAATATGGAGAGAGTACTCCACTCTGTGCATTTTCCTTTGTCATTGTCAGTTCTTTGCTTCagtccagccaggatcttctGTCTACACTGCGCTTCTGATTTAAAACTGAAGATGCATATATGTTGAACATTTACAGAGCCTAAAACTTCTATTTGAAAATGCCCACAATCTGTCAGAAGGGGCTGGCTTCCTTTCAACCCTCTCCCTTGTGTACGGTACCTATTGAACCCTTGCAGTAAAACATGCTGGCTCCCTATGTGGCAGGAATTTCTGGTTTACATCTCCATTAATGAATCATTCCAGGAACTGTATTCCTTGCCATTTCTATACCTacttagaaaagcaaaatgagacCTTTTTAAGTATTGCCATCCTTTAACAGGCATAATCTCATCTAGGAATCACTTCCATTACGTGTTCATTGCACAGGTCAGTGAAGATTTTGCACATCAAAACCtagcttttcagttttgaattttGTGTTCAGTTCTCTTAGAGGACTATGTTCTTCAGGCTGAATTCTGCACTAAAACAATCTTTCAGCAGCATTTACTTGGTTTAATGTTGCTTCAGCtacaaatcataaaaataatagaGTAGTTTAAGTttgaagggacctctggaggtctctacTCCAAACCCCTGCCTTACAGGTCTCTGTGCCTAGTAGCAGAGTTTGGAGAGAGGGGTAGGGTACTATCCATGGCAGAGGAGAGTTGCTTTGGGACTACTTAAGGAGACTGGACATATAGTTGTCTGCGGGACTGGGCATGGTGCATGTGATCGTGCTGAGGGCATCGCCCAATATCATTGCAAGGTGCTGTCTATTGCCTCTAAAGGCCCTGGTGGTCAGGGGAGGTCCCTGATGATttgaaaaaggcaaaggtcatgcccattttcaaaaaaaggcaagaaggaCAGTCCAGGGAACTATAGGCAGGTCATTCTCACCCCTGTGCCCTGGAAGATGGTGGAGCAAATCCTCCTGGAGGCCATTACCAGACAGATGCAGGGACAAAAATGTTTGGGAACAGCCAGCACAGATTTACCAAGAAAAAATAGTGCCTGACCAACTCGACTGTCTTCTACAATGAGATGACTGGCTCTGGGGACAAGGGGAAAGCTGTGTGTATCATTTACCTTTACTTCTGCAAGGCCTTTGACAAAGTCCCCCGCAGCATCCTTGTAACTAGACTGGGGAGATATAGATTGAATGGGTGGGCTACaaagtggatgaaaaactgaccAGACCATCAGGGTAGTGGTCAAGGGTTTGACATCTTAATGAGTGGCTGGTTGTGAGTAGCATGCTTTGAAGGTCAATACTTGGGCTGATACtcttcaacatcttcattatcaacctggatgatgggacaggGTGCACCTTCAGCAAGCTCATGCATAAAACCAAATAAGAGGGAGCAGCTGATACACATTGAGTTGGGCTGCCATGCAAGGAGACATCAGCAAGCTTGAAGAATGAGCTGACAGGAGCCATGGAAGTTCAACAAtggcaaagtcctgcacctgggatggtCTAACCCCCTGCAAGAGTGTGGGCTGGGACCACCTGGCTGGAGGTCAGCTTTGCTGGAAAAGATCTGGGGATTCAAGTGGACAACAAGTTGAACACAACTCAGTcatgtgcccttgcagcagtGAAGACTAACTGTGTGTGAGCCTGCATTGCCATCAGGTTGAGGGAAACCTTTATTCCCCTCTACCTGAAATTCATGTGGTCACATCTGCAGTAGCATATCCAGTTTTGGGGCCCCCAATACAAGAGACAGGTTGACTGACTGAAGTGAGCCCAATGGAGGACCACCAAGATAGTTAGGGAGTTGGAGCACATGACATATGAGGAGATTAGATTGGCTGGGGTTTGCTTAgccccaggaaaaaaacaaggcgTAGGGGAGATCTGATGGGTCTATTCCATTATGTCATACAAGGACGTAGATAAGGCAAGGAAGAGGCATCATCACCAGGttgcagcaaaagaaattttgtccacgtggaaggaaaaaaagccaccagGAGAGTTGTCAAGTTTTGGAACAGGGACCCAAAGGAGTTATGCAGTCCCTGTTCTTGGAGATTTTCAGAGTTTGACAAGACAAGGCCTTGAGCAACCTTGTTGAATTGGGAAGACAGAACTTCTGTGAGCAGGGTGGAGGAGtggatgacctccagaagtctCTTCCAAGCTAAATTAGTGTATGAAAATTCACAATTACTTCTTCAATTGAAAACACCTTAAAAGGTGGTTATCAAAGGCGGAGAACAATAGTCACAGTGTACTATTCCACTGAATTTCTGAGTGTTTATTAGTACCACTTCATTATATCAGGAGGGGAAATCTCCACATGCTGAATTACTTTGGTTATGGTAGGCAGCAGTACAACTGGGTAACATTAAGCATTCCCTTTACATGTTCAGATATACTATAACAAAATATGCTCAAGCTACAAACAGATATAAATAACTTGTTAAAAACTGGGCAGAGCAGGACCATTTCGATCTCTTGCACTTTTGTTatatttcctggctttttttagATAAATGTAAAATGTATGGACAGCAAAGATTTCAGGGTAGTGTAGGACAATGAGTTGAATCACAGTTCGTTGAAATGATGTGCATGAGACCTTCTTTTACTCATCGTCACAGCATTTTCCTCTTGTAGAGATTTGCTGGTGCCCATGAAGTGGTCCTGGCTTACCAGAACAGAAGAAGAATTTGGACTCATTTGTCCTTCAGTAGGTTGCCTCTTCATAATTGATGGTATTGAGTCCCCAGTCCAAAGTGTCTTGAAGCGCATAAAAGCAACcacattcatttaaaatgtctCTTATCAGGAGACAAGACCCAAAAGCTGGTCTCCACAACCAGACAAATGACAACTTCTACCTTTCCAAGGTTTGTCTGAACACAAGTGAGTTCCCTCTGGGATTAATAAATAAccttgatgatttttttaagttttaggCAATAACTGTAGTAATAGGATACCAGGACTGACTTGTTCAGAAAGGAGCATCTGATGATAAGGGACAAGATATGATCACTTTGTTCTGGCAGCTAAACTGAAGCACAAGCTAGAAACTATGGGCAAGCCCTAGGAAGACTATTTGGATATGTCATATGTGTTTGCCCCAGTCTTATGTTTTTCCCTAGGTATTCTTGCTTCTGGATACGATCAGAAATAGGACTTCAAACTATGGGCATGTCtgagtttctgctttttataaaCTACACAGCAGATGAGAAGAATCTGTTGTCTGCTCCAGATGATCTTTAGAGATCAAACGAAATAGTGCAGAAACAACACAGACATTTTAAGATGGCTGCCCAAAAAGCCAAACTGTTGCTTAGAACCATTGCCAAACCATTTCTTGGTGCCACTGCAAAGCTACCTTGCCTTACTATACAGATGCTAGGAAATTAAATATCCTGGTTTCCAGAGGCTTTGTCATTCAGCTACACTGGAGTACGCACTACATGTTACACTGCCCAAGTTAAAAAAGCCCACCAAGCTATCATGAAGAAGAATATCACTTTCCGTGAGAAATAAAGCCACCAGGTTTGATTGGTGTAATCAGAATGCGAATGGTTTTGTTGCAAAAATGTGTGCTGTTGAATTGCATTCCCTCAACTTGCTTTTAGTTGGGAAATCATGTTTTAGTGGTCATGTAAAAACACTCCTGCACTTAACACGGCTAGCCCTCTTAGCAACATTTCCAAAGCTAGGTTCATGCAAATATTTGCACTTTCCTTCCCACCTGCCCATGGAGATGAGATGCATGCATGAAATGAAAGACTTGCGTGTGGCCAGGCAGCTGGTTAGACCAGACGCTCGCACGCCTAAGAGATATGAGCACATCTGGTATTTAGACAGACGCGAAGCAcgtaaaaaataaacacatggcTGACTTTGATGATCAGGTTTTAGGCAGAGACTTAAACATCTGTGtgaagcagtttttaaaaagttgtgaAGCAGCAAGCATCCAAGTATATAGGATAAAACCTGCTGCTCTGgcttccttaaaaagaaaaaaaaaaggccaaacattaattttacaaataaagcAAGCTATTTTTAtcctgctattaaaaaaagccatttgttcTTGCACTATAACCTTTTTAGAAAGCTCAATTCTTCTCAGCACCAtggcaaaaggagaaaaggagggagagagcatTTAGACGCAAATAGACTCCTGCGTTGCTCGGGAGGTGGGCTGCCAATCCACTGCAACCGCCTGAAGGGATGTTCAGAGACTGGAAGgtgcctgcagcaggagcagtaACAGGAGAAAAACTAATATCCTAGTGAAGTATCTGCTTAACAGCTTGTGTTCCTTCTAGGGCTCTCCCAAACTTTCAATTTCAGACCCAAAAGACTACTTTTGCACTAAGCtagttttatatatatttatctaCCAACAGATAAAAGAACATTTGCACTGAGAACTTCATAGACTGTGAGGTCTTGTAGCTATTGTCAAGACAGTTAATCCTGAGAGCCCCAAAAAGAGAGAACCAATGAGTTTGGCACTGATAAACACTGTAAAGCATTAAAAGCTACAGAAATACATATGTGTCCATTGCTATATACAATCCGAGTATTTTAAGTCAGGCAAGAAAGCAACATGCAATAccatttacattaaaatgtgATGGTTTAGCTCCCAAAGgaaaaagcacctttttttttgcttttgaaaagaaactatAAATAAGAGAAAATCCATCTCACTGCACAAAACCTCATAAAGATAAGACTTACAGGCCAATGAAGTAATTTCTGAGCAGTCTCAGCTCTCCGTCCCACtgcaaatacatgtttttattaCTTTCCATAGACAGCATGTTTGCAAAGAGTAAATTTGTGTGTCTTTCTCAGGGAAGTGCCTCTAAGAATTAGAGATTATCCATGGCTTTTAAAATGGGAAAGTTCATCCAGGATTAGTGCTAATAGTTAGGTCTCGCTTCAGTAGATGGATGCACCTTCATAGTGGAATTTGCCTTGAGAGCAGATCCTGGGACTGGAGACTTGACCATTGCCACAGGGTAAATACTGACTGCATAAGCGTAACAAATGCCTCTTGAACTTGACTCCAACAAATACATAGAGCACAGGGTTGAGGCAGCAGTGGGAGAAAGCAATTTTACGGCTGATGTGAAAGGCAAGGTTGGAGTCTTTTTGATACTGACAGGTAGGTGGTGGAAAAGTAATCATAAAGCTGAGGATGTTGTAAGGTGCCCAGCTCAGGAAAAAAGCCATCACAATAATAAGGATGAGTTTCACAGTTCTGTGCTTTCTGCGAGATCTTGCTCCAAGCAGGATTAGCAGTATCTTGAAGTAGCAGAATACGATCACcccaaaggaaaacaggaagagTACATTCCTCTGATAAATGTCcacctttttccatttccagtcAGCATAATCACAGGTCTTGTCCCCTTCCAAGTTTTCTTGCACTGTGGTGTGAATCACCTCAGGAACCACGATTAATATGCTACCAGTCCAAACAACCAAGCTCACCAGAAAACCACAGCACTGAGTCTGGGATCTCAAAGTCGAAAGGGGGTTCACTATGGACAAGTACCGCAGGATAGTCATGAgagtcaaaaagaaaacaccgCTGTAGTACCCGATGGAGAAAATAGCATTCATTGCTTTGCAAAGGAACTCACCAAAAATCCACCCAAAGGACTGGTCCACTGCCCAGATGGGCAGCATGCAGGAGAAGACTAAATCTGAGACACAGAGATTCATGATGAAGACGTTCGTTAAAGATGTAAGGTTTTCATATTTGAATAGGATCCATAACACTAAAGTGTTTCCTAGCAGGCTGAGCAAAAATGCCAGAGTGTAGAGGACAGTAGTGAGATGGgtgtaaaatacaaaatagtCACCCATTTCGCAGATAttgctttcattaaaagaatATTCGTATGAGTAATTATCATCTGAATTGGGTGGATAATGGTCTTCATCCATTTGTCTGTGCAAACCTTGCACTGTTCTCCAGCAGCTACTTTGAAGAACCGCAACAATCAAACCAAACTTTTTGTGAAAATCAACCCAATAACTAAACTCCCGCTGTGGGGACTTCTGCTTTAAGGGACAAAAAGAAGCAGTGAAACTAccttatttgttttgttttagggagagaaaggagtcaTTTCCTCTTATGATTAGAGCATAAACAGGTAGATACTAAAGATTTACCCTCAAAGCAACATCAAGATCTTAAATACTTAAGTCAGAAACTAAGATGTTTCTAAACCAATACAGTTGGTGACAACTGCTAACTGTCAAGCTTCTGCTACATGAAGGCTGAGGGAGCATTGTGTTTTAATGTAAGTATCTCAGGTACCAAGACTTTTGGATCTGCTactattttttaagttttctggaACTGTATCAAATTCCAAAACACTTCACCATATATATGATTCTTTGTCACCAAGGTTCAGCACTGTATAAACTTAAAAAGCTGAGCAGTACCAGTATCAACAAGCGTAAGCACTAAGAATGGGAAAAGCCGTGTTTCTTACAGATTTTCGTCTTGAGGTTGCTTGACATCTAAAGATCTCCAAGCTGTGGTGGAAGCATCCCCATGTTGGGTGCTCCATGCATCTCTGTGGTGTGCCAATTCTCAAGGACAGGACAGGAACAGAATTCACATCAGACCCCTTTGCTGGGGGATGCtgccctctgcctgcctgcaggtAGGAGTTTAATCCCAACTGGGTGGTTGGTTGAAACTGGCCAACAGTATCAAAAGTTACTGGGGCTTGGAAGACAACATACAGTCAGGTGAACATACATGGTCACAGTTGCCTCATTTCTTTATGAAATTAAGCTAAAAAATAGGTATAGAAAAATCAGTAATGACTCCAACCAATGTTTTGGGGTCTAAATTAACATTATCCTGGATGAAGGCATCGTGTGTGGATCCTGATATGACTGAAGCCAGTGAGAGGCCTGCCACTGATTTCTTTGGAAGTACAGTTGCAAGAAAGAAACTCCACGACTCGGGCCAAAATTGTGCCgatgacattttccttttttggatTAGCGAAGGCAGAATTTGCCCACCATGGCCAGGAAAAGACACGCTGCCTTTGGCGATCAGGAGGGTTATGTCTACACCAGGAACGCATGCCCGGGAGCGCTGCCTTTAATGCCAGCCATGGGGGGAGGAGGTTCAGGTCAGCCAGAGCGAGGCACAGGCCAGGGACCAGCTATCTGTTGGGATGTGGTCACCCAGTTTTGGAGGCGAGGGCTGTGTGGGATTAATTAGCACTGTGACAGCAAGGGGCCCTGTCACGTTCATCAGCAGTCACAGTCCTGACTGGAAAGTGTGCTTGCGGCCCTTAGTCTGTACCATGCTGCCATCTTCAGGCATGCAGGACAAgtccctgcccaggcagccaTCCCCTCTGCTTTTACTTGACGGTACAGATGACACTTAAGCAACGCATGGGTTAGACTGAGGTCTTGACCACCATCGTGTCCCGTTTCAGCTCGGCTTGGAGGCACCGCTCCTCCTTAGCAGCTGTCCCAAGGGAGCAGAGGGGCCTCTTTGCAAAGAGTAAAGGTTCTCCATGGAtgagtgtcatggtttaaccccagccagcaacaaagcaccatgcagcagctcactcactcccccctcacccagtgggatgggggagaaaatggggcgaaaaaaaggtaaaactcatgggttgagataagaacagtttaacaaaacagaaaggaagaaactaataatgatgataataacaataataaaatgataataataataataaaaggattggaatatacaagtgatgcacaacacAATTGCTCAgcactcgctgaccaatgcccagttagttcccgagcagcgatctgcacccaccaggccaactccccccagtttatatactggacatgatgtcacatgctatggaatacccctttggccattttgggtcagctgtcctggctgtgtcctctcccaacttcttgtgcccctccagctttctcgctggctgggcatgagaagctgaaaaatccttgacttagtctaaacactacttagcaacaactgaaaacgtcattgtgttatcaacattcttctcacactaaatccaaaacacgatactgtaccagctactaggaagagaattaactctatcccagctgaaaccaggccAATGAGATGACAGTGCTGACCACTGCCTTCACCGCTCACGCTCTCCTCCCATGCTGGCAGCCCAGTGCCAGCAAGCCCCCGGGCAGGACTGCCCACCCACCAGCAGCTACACAGCTAGCCGGGCTGCTCCTTGCCTCTGCCGCAACTACTGCTGGCCCCCAACACAGGGACCTTCTTGCAAAGACCTCGGCCCCGatccctgcctctgcctgggAATTATTCTGACCAGCACACATCCTGTCCCTCAGCCCTGCCACGTTATTCTTCTCTTCACACCCCTGCTGAAGGGCAGGCAGTGGTTAGAGAGCCAGGTACCTGCTGGGGAACATTGCTCACCCTCCTGCTCGCTGTCAGGAGCTGAGCAACGCTTGCAAGGCAGAAAGTGCCATTTTGCAAAGGTATTTGGAGATTATGTCAGATGACAGTCAAGtcccaaattaaaaaaggatATGAACCCATCTATTTTCTTCACAGGTGAGGTGGTAAACTGTTTCTACAGTCCAAACAGTCTCCATTTTCCTGTGTCCATTTTTCCTGAGAGCACTGATGCTGAGTGTGCAAGCACTCGAGTCAGGCAGGCACATAGCTAAGACTGGAAACCCTGCCAGGAACTCCTGCCATGTCCATCTCCAGACCTCCCTGTGCCGTGGTATCTTACCCACCTGACTCAAAAGTCTCTGCCTTGCTCTCTGGGAGGAGCCAGAGGAACTGCTGCATGGGGCCAGGTGTCCTCCCTCTGATTTTGTGCTCAGCATGTCCAGAGAAAGtagaaaaatgcttctgtaaaGTATCTTGTTCTTGGTTGCTTCTTAGTGCTGCAAGATTAGCTCCCGGCTAATGCCCTAGCTCACAAAACAAGTTCATTTATCTGTCTTCGATTTCCCCCTCGGTGTCGCTGCCAAAGCCATAAATCTGGACAGCCCCCATTTGAGCAGAGAAAGACACTCTGTCCGCAGACAGATGAACTTGAGGGCCACCAACGTGCCTGCACAAAACTACATGGCGAGGCGTAGTCCCTGCTGCAAGAGCTCACCACCTTGGCATCCAAGGAGCCTGGGGAGGCCAAGGTGCACCGCAGCATCCACCACCACATTCAGCTCCTCAGTGTCCAAGCACCCACTGACTCCCAGGTGCCTTGTCCTTGTCAGGTCGCATCGTCTCCCTGGCTTGCTCTTAGAGAGGACGCGAAGCCTCCGCTTACCTCAGCTGTtgctcttcctccctcagcTATTGCACCTTTCCCAGGATGGCGTCCTCAGCTTTCCTCTTCACCTCCTGTCCACTGAGGAATCTGAAATAGTGCGATCCGGCTCCTCTCCTGTTTGCTGCGGTGTCAGGCACTGCAGGTGTGGCACCACCATTGTTCACGCTGCCggccagtgctcccagtgcagGTGAGACCTTGATGGAGGATCTCGCTGCTAACCTGCCCTCAGATATGGCTCATTGTCCTCAGGGTGAACATAGCTTTGCACTGCAGGCTTGATCTATGCGATGCAGCATGCTGTGCTGTGTCGCCTGGTGCAGGCTCCAAGCAATTACAGATGGAGGCTCCAGCCTAGAAATCACCAGACCTCCTGGATGGCTGGTCAGGACTAAGTATGTGCTTTGATATTATGTTTGTACCAGCTGGGCAGCCCTCCATCAGGTCAGTGATGGGAAGGAGCGCCTTGTGGGAAGATAAGGCACTTggatcttttccttcttccttcagaTTCAGTAAAAAACTCCTGGTATCAGAACctgtattttttctctgttgtattTTACCTCCCCCACTTTCTACTCTACAGATGAGAAATGCTGTGCATGGATTTTCAGTTAAGACATATGCAAAGGAGATAAAAAATTGATGCGATTGAATCAACAGGCTAAGAACATGTTAGCATCACACATGAAATACAAAACATGCAACTGTTTTCAGTATGTATATAATGGTACAAGTGAGAGCAGAAGTTGGCTGAAAGATGGAAATTACCTTAGTTTCTGTTGTCAGGACAAAtaggaacagaggaaaaacacatCCTACAGTTTAAAGTCATCCCTGCCCTTGTGAAGAGCACTCAGCAAGGCATTCAACATTCATTTCACTCTTGATGAGAAACAATTGCTTTTCCAGAAGCCGTCATTTTCTAGCAGTGCTGTTTTTTGCCTTGGAGCATCATGGGAAAAGGGATATTAAGACAGAAATGGGGAAGTGCTATTATTAGCGGCCTCTAGTTCAATTTcgtttttctttgaaaatttagCTAGACTTCCTCTGTCAGCTGGAGATATATATTGTTCATcagtttatttcttctttaaactgAGTGTTTGAGAGTGGCTGGGAGGAGTTGTCTGCTCCCTTTACAGTCAGTGGGGGCACTGACAGCAGCCCCGTCCCCCCTCACTGGGTGTTCTACCAGCTGAGACAGCTCCTTTTGAGATTCCTGGCATTTAGACAGACAAACTGAGGTTAAGTTCACCTTAATTGGAAAGGACCAGGGGAATATAGTAGAGAGAAGCCCCCCTACCATAAGGCATGCACTGATGGCAGCTACCTTGAAAGCATTTTTGCCTCACTTTATTCAAACTCCTGCTAAAGCCTCTGGCCTTCACAGCTTGTTCTCCAGGTTTCTCacggggggggagaggggggagaaaaaaagctagCTGGCTTTGAAGGCTGGTTTGCACTTTGGCTACCC comes from the Haliaeetus albicilla chromosome 2, bHalAlb1.1, whole genome shotgun sequence genome and includes:
- the XCR1 gene encoding chemokine XC receptor 1, translated to MDEDHYPPNSDDNYSYEYSFNESNICEMGDYFVFYTHLTTVLYTLAFLLSLLGNTLVLWILFKYENLTSLTNVFIMNLCVSDLVFSCMLPIWAVDQSFGWIFGEFLCKAMNAIFSIGYYSGVFFLTLMTILRYLSIVNPLSTLRSQTQCCGFLVSLVVWTGSILIVVPEVIHTTVQENLEGDKTCDYADWKWKKVDIYQRNVLFLFSFGVIVFCYFKILLILLGARSRRKHRTVKLILIIVMAFFLSWAPYNILSFMITFPPPTCQYQKDSNLAFHISRKIAFSHCCLNPVLYVFVGVKFKRHLLRLCSQYLPCGNGQVSSPRICSQGKFHYEGASIY